The Hymenobacter baengnokdamensis genome includes a region encoding these proteins:
- a CDS encoding M2 family metallopeptidase: MKTRYSEFRFARPWPVLAALLTACAPTAKLPTVATAAAPAAPATPAPPDYRAQADQFLTRYTAEYVRRYTQSSEAEWTSNTHIVPGDTTNAGRTGRANERMAAFAGSADNIKELRYLLTHKDQLIPLQVKQLETALYNAANSPQTVADLVKRRIKAEAAQTEKLYGFDYKYAGKSVTTNDIDALLRTETSLPKRQQIWEASKAIGPTLKEGLLNLRDLRNQTVQALGYSDFFAYQASDYGLTRAEMMQLVHQLNTELRPLYRELHTYARYELAKKYHAKQVPDYLPSDWLPNRWGQDWGSMVTVKGVNLDAEIAKKGSEWPVKQAERFYQSLGFPALPASFYEKSSLYPLPAGTPYKKNNHASAWHIDLQHDVRSLMSVEPNTEWYETTHHELGHIYYYLTYTNPDVPPLLRQGANRAYHEAIGSMMGLAAQQKPFLVGLGLIDPKTQTDQTQQLLKEALQYVPFIPFASGVMSEWENAFYAENLPADQLNAKWWALCKQYQGMVPPTPRGENYLDPATKTHINDDPAQYYDYALSYIILFQLHDHIARKILHQDPHATNYYGSQEVGRFLQDIMRPGSSRDWRTVLKEKTGEDLSARAMVDYFQPLMAYLKEQNKGRKYTM, from the coding sequence ATGAAAACGCGCTATTCCGAATTTCGTTTTGCCCGGCCCTGGCCGGTGCTGGCCGCGCTGCTTACCGCCTGCGCGCCGACGGCCAAGCTGCCGACGGTGGCGACGGCCGCCGCACCGGCTGCCCCCGCCACCCCGGCTCCGCCCGACTACCGCGCCCAGGCCGACCAGTTTTTAACCCGGTATACGGCCGAGTACGTGCGGCGCTACACCCAGTCGAGCGAAGCCGAGTGGACCAGCAACACCCACATCGTGCCCGGCGACACCACCAACGCCGGCCGCACCGGCCGCGCCAACGAACGCATGGCCGCCTTCGCCGGCAGCGCCGACAATATTAAAGAATTACGCTATTTACTGACTCACAAAGACCAGCTTATCCCGCTGCAGGTCAAGCAGCTCGAAACGGCGCTCTACAACGCCGCCAACTCGCCCCAGACCGTGGCCGACCTCGTAAAGCGCCGCATCAAGGCGGAGGCGGCGCAAACCGAGAAGCTCTACGGCTTCGATTATAAATACGCGGGCAAGAGCGTAACGACCAATGATATTGACGCGCTGCTGCGCACCGAAACCAGCCTGCCGAAGCGCCAGCAAATCTGGGAGGCGAGCAAGGCCATCGGGCCTACGCTCAAGGAAGGGCTGCTCAACCTGCGCGACCTGCGCAACCAGACCGTGCAGGCACTTGGCTACTCCGATTTTTTCGCATACCAGGCCAGCGACTACGGCCTTACCCGCGCGGAAATGATGCAGCTCGTGCACCAGCTCAACACCGAGCTGCGCCCGCTCTACCGCGAGCTGCACACCTACGCCCGCTACGAGCTGGCCAAGAAATACCACGCCAAACAGGTGCCCGACTACCTGCCCTCCGATTGGCTGCCCAACCGCTGGGGCCAGGACTGGGGCAGTATGGTGACGGTAAAAGGTGTCAACCTCGACGCGGAAATTGCGAAGAAAGGCTCCGAATGGCCCGTGAAGCAGGCCGAGCGCTTCTACCAGAGTCTGGGATTCCCGGCGCTGCCGGCCAGCTTTTACGAGAAAAGCAGTCTCTATCCGCTGCCCGCCGGCACGCCTTATAAAAAGAACAACCACGCCTCGGCCTGGCACATCGACCTTCAGCACGACGTGCGCAGCCTGATGAGCGTGGAGCCCAACACCGAGTGGTACGAAACGACCCACCATGAGCTGGGTCACATCTATTACTACCTCACTTATACTAACCCCGACGTGCCGCCGCTGCTGCGCCAGGGGGCCAACCGCGCCTACCACGAGGCCATTGGCAGCATGATGGGCCTGGCCGCCCAGCAAAAGCCATTTTTGGTGGGCCTGGGACTGATTGACCCCAAAACCCAGACCGACCAGACCCAGCAATTATTGAAGGAAGCGCTGCAATACGTGCCGTTCATCCCCTTCGCCTCGGGCGTGATGAGCGAGTGGGAGAATGCCTTTTATGCCGAAAACCTGCCCGCCGACCAGCTCAACGCCAAGTGGTGGGCGCTCTGCAAGCAGTACCAGGGCATGGTACCGCCCACTCCGCGCGGCGAAAACTACCTCGACCCGGCTACCAAAACTCACATCAACGACGACCCGGCCCAGTACTACGACTACGCCCTGAGCTACATCATCTTATTCCAGCTCCACGACCACATTGCCCGCAAAATCCTGCACCAGGACCCGCACGCCACCAACTACTACGGCAGCCAGGAGGTCGGCCGGTTTTTGCAGGATATTATGCGGCCCGGCAGCAGCCGCGACTGGCGCACGGTACTCAAGGAAAAAACCGGCGAAGACCTCTCGGCCCGCGCAATGGTCGATTATTTCCAGCCGCTGATGGCGTATTTGAAGGAGCAGAACAAAGGGCGTAAATACACGATGTAA